Proteins encoded in a region of the Diabrotica virgifera virgifera chromosome 4, PGI_DIABVI_V3a genome:
- the LOC126883793 gene encoding uncharacterized protein LOC126883793 — MVSVIMAANTKLLCEQNKRNLQEICDTNGSSECDDSDKDPDYSFNEEIGKKKKHRKIWPTPLPNNNTNAVSGEPDKENYVRGRKRKRGCNIDQRQQNKRNSGQSYTCKRGKGNVILQKSMGEDCLCKRKCFEVVSADERKSIFQKFWEINNFNTQNAYLFGCMQIKIRPAVPNQRTRLPEGVTLSNI, encoded by the exons ATGGTATCTGTCATCATGGCGGCGAACACTAAGTTGTTGTGTGAACAAAATAAGAGAAATTTGCAAGAAATATGTGACACAAATGGTAGTTCTGAATGCGATGATAGCGATAAAGATCCAGACTACAGTTTTAACGAAGAGATTGGCAAGAAAAAG AAACATCGTAAGATATGGCCTACACCTTTGCCCAACAACAATACTAATGCAGTATCTGGTGAACCTGACAAGGAAAACTATGTTCGAGGAAGAAAAAGGAAACGCGGATGTAACATTGATCAGCGACAACAAAACAAACGGAACAGTGGTCAATCATATACTTGTAAAAGAGGAAAGGGAAACGTTATACTACAAAAATCGATGGGAGAAGATTGTTTGTGCAAAAGAAAATGTTTTGAGGTAGTATCAGCAGACGAAAGGAAAAGTATTTTTCAGAAGTTTTGGgagataaataattttaatacccAAAATGCGTATTTATTTGGATGCATGCAGATTAAAATAAGGCCCGCAGTACCAAACCAAAGGACTCGCCTTCCCGAAGGAGTCACACTGTCGAATATTTAA